In Anaerolineales bacterium, a single window of DNA contains:
- a CDS encoding MFS transporter produces MTTTDKLSRKTKLAYGAGDLGAAIATAINGFFLLNFLINVAGLRPGMAGSVFLIVKIWDAVNDPLIGWLTDRTVSRMGRRRPWLLFAAIPFGLAFFLQWIVPPLNEAGLFAYYLVVAILLDFAFTAVNVPYAALTAELTQDYDERTRLSSVRMSFSIIGGVLAAFFHGIIVSLFPGDPKLGYAISAAIWALFIAGPCFITFFGTREPEFALSAKPAAQGPGFLEGLRIALSNKAFILVTLIYMLSWLAIQFAQNNLQIFTKDWIKLDMQLFSFLLLAIQFSSFLWVLIWSKVSERIGKQNVYYLGAVFFVLALMGLFFLQPGQVVATFLLAAMAGIGISVGYLVPWSMVPDVVELDELQTGQRREGIFYGFFVFLQKMGLALGLFFSGWVLDLAGYVNAVPGQPDPVQPASALLALRVLIGPVSAGVLLLSFLAVRAYPITRERHAEICAELARRKAASAS; encoded by the coding sequence ATGACCACCACCGACAAGCTTTCCCGCAAGACCAAGCTGGCCTACGGCGCCGGCGACCTGGGGGCGGCCATCGCGACGGCCATCAACGGTTTCTTCCTGCTCAACTTCCTGATCAACGTGGCCGGTCTGCGCCCGGGCATGGCGGGAAGCGTCTTCCTGATCGTCAAGATCTGGGACGCGGTCAACGACCCGCTCATCGGCTGGCTGACCGACCGCACGGTGAGCCGGATGGGCCGCCGCCGGCCGTGGCTGCTGTTCGCCGCGATACCGTTCGGACTGGCTTTCTTCCTGCAGTGGATCGTGCCGCCGCTGAACGAAGCGGGCTTGTTCGCGTACTACCTGGTGGTGGCGATCCTCCTGGATTTCGCCTTCACCGCGGTCAATGTGCCCTACGCGGCGCTCACCGCCGAGCTGACCCAGGATTACGACGAGCGCACCCGGCTCTCCTCGGTGCGGATGAGCTTTTCGATCATCGGCGGGGTCCTGGCGGCGTTCTTCCACGGGATCATCGTCAGCCTGTTCCCCGGGGACCCCAAGCTGGGCTACGCCATCAGCGCGGCGATCTGGGCGCTGTTCATCGCCGGGCCGTGCTTCATCACCTTCTTCGGCACCCGCGAGCCGGAGTTCGCCTTGAGCGCCAAGCCCGCCGCACAGGGGCCGGGCTTCCTCGAAGGGCTGCGGATCGCCCTGAGCAACAAGGCCTTCATCCTGGTGACGCTGATCTACATGCTCTCCTGGCTGGCGATCCAGTTCGCCCAGAACAACCTGCAGATCTTCACCAAGGATTGGATCAAACTCGACATGCAGTTGTTCAGCTTCCTGCTGTTGGCGATCCAGTTCTCGTCGTTCCTGTGGGTGCTGATCTGGTCCAAGGTCAGCGAGCGGATCGGGAAGCAGAACGTCTACTACCTGGGGGCGGTCTTTTTCGTCCTGGCGCTGATGGGCTTGTTCTTCCTTCAGCCGGGGCAGGTTGTGGCGACGTTCCTCCTGGCGGCGATGGCCGGGATCGGGATCTCGGTCGGGTACCTGGTGCCATGGAGCATGGTGCCGGACGTGGTCGAGCTCGACGAACTGCAGACCGGGCAGCGGCGCGAGGGGATCTTCTACGGCTTCTTTGTCTTCCTGCAGAAGATGGGCCTGGCGCTGGGGCTGTTCTTCTCCGGCTGGGTGCTCGACCTAGCCGGGTACGTCAATGCCGTGCCGGGCCAGCCGGATCCGGTCCAGCCGGCTTCGGCGCTCCTGGCATTGCGGGTGCTGATCGGCCCGGTCAGTGCCGGGGTCCTGCTGCTGAGCTTCCTGGCGGTGCGGGCCTACCCGATCACGCGCGAGAGGCACGCCGAAATCTGCGCCGAGCTGGCGAGGCGCAAGGCGGCCTCCGCCTCGTAA